A genomic window from Sebastes fasciatus isolate fSebFas1 chromosome 7, fSebFas1.pri, whole genome shotgun sequence includes:
- the LOC141770518 gene encoding transcobalamin-1-like isoform X1: protein MTPTLLSVALLLLLPVVPAKGQFEKRPINILVKNSLTNSSTVIYHTYVVYRGILLGGMRRLQDSMTGFKFNYTENADYGPFLESVNGLAGNQKTRTYWELLVKTSNGTIRPDVGIGCYIPNANDTIILNYNKY from the exons ATGACTCCTACTCTCCTCTCTGTagccctgctgctgctacttCCTGTGGTTCCAGCTAAAG GTCAATTTGAGAAAAGACCCATTAATATCCTGGTGAAAAACTCTTTAACAAACTCTTCCACTGTGATCTACCACACTTACGTGGTTTACAGAGGAATCCTACTGGGTGGAATGAGGAGACTGCAGGACTCAATGACAGGCTTTAA GTTTAACTACACAGAGAATGCAGACTATGGCCCGTTCCTGGAGAGTGTGAACGGTTTGGCTGGAAATCAGAAAACACGTACCTACTGGGAGCTGCTGGTAAAAACATCAAACGGAACCATCAGACCTGATGTTG GTATTGGATGTTACATTCCAAATGCAAATGACACAATCATCCTGAACTATAACAAGTACTAA